A window from Schistosoma haematobium chromosome 1, whole genome shotgun sequence encodes these proteins:
- the STARD10_1 gene encoding START domain-containing protein 10 (EggNog:ENOG410V6GR~COG:I): MEIFRLGEVGPPKDDDFHRFKIFVKDEINWKRRHKKKNVEVFTRSTPHTNMKMIKVVAIFPDVSSHVIYDMLHDNDYRSSWDNTMKESTEICRITWNCSIEHFGCRFQYILTFVVRAPFAFANRDFVMLRAWQPYENEYIIFNRSVFHKKVPPRSDYVRALTFITGYVITALNPVSCQIMYLTQNDPRGDIPSWAINLATTKVAPRLVKSLHRAALCYPGWKAQNRPEFKPWRNPEQQDKSVPALCYSDILREPDFSLKKIHEKHVSKEKALKEVGLPLDTRLDEDSS, from the exons ATGGAAATCTTCAGACTTGGAGAGGTTGGACCTCCTAAAGATGATGATTTTCATCGCTTTAAGATCTTCGTTAAAGACGAAATAAACTGGAAACGCCGACATAAAAAGAAGAATGTAGAAGTTTTTACACGCTCAACCCCACATACCAATATGAAGATGATCAAAGTTGTAGCCATATTTCCAGACGTATCGTCGCATGTGATATATGACATGTTGCATGACAACGACTATCGATCGTCATGGGACAATACTATGAAGGAGTCGACTGAAATTTGCCGTATTACATGGAACTGTTCTATTGAGCATTTCGGATGTAGGTTCCAATATATTTTAACGTTTGTAGTCAGAGCACCATTTGCGTTTGCTAATCGCGACTTTGTTATGTTGCGCGCGTGGCAACCATATGAAAATGAATACATTATATTCAATCGATCAGTATTCCACAAG AAAGTGCCTCCACGATCAGATTATGTGCGGGCCCTGACATTCATTACTGGTTATGTTATTACTGCCCTTAATCCTGTATCATgccaaataatgtatttaacgCAGAACGATCCGAGAG GTGATATTCCATCATGGGCAATAAACCTAGCAACCACAAAGGTGGCTCCACGTCTTGTAAAGTCACTTCACCGAGCTGCTCTATGCTACCCAGGTTGGAAAGCTCAAAACCGACCAGAATTTAAACCATGGCGAAATCCTGAACAACAAGACAAATCAGTACCTGCACTGTGTTATAGTGATATTTTGAGGGAACCCGACTTTTCTCTAAAGAAGATTCATGAAAAACATGTGAGCAAAGAAAAAGCCCTGAAGGAAGTTGGTTTACCGCTTGACACAAGGTTGGATGAAGATAGCTcctag